One part of the Nitrospiraceae bacterium genome encodes these proteins:
- a CDS encoding glycosyltransferase family 2 protein — MSCAGSGTVTIVTPTMNMGRWLAPTIESVLSNLRPVDEYFVIDGASKDNSVHIIRGFEKHLTGWISEPDRGYADALAKGFAQATGDILCWINAGDLLLTGALDAARKAIPETGADMIWGDDFYIDEEGRIIFLSRGYVQNLSSAMLYGGWTPLQDACFWTRDLYKRVGGIDPTLRHAADYDLFLRMALRGTCRYVPITFSSFRQHPGQKSIVNSEAYRMEKAEVRRREIARSPEAAMRKLLCRIWHEVAIRWRIYVSQRRWRRDDLIGRPVTTMPCRQYWPIEAGVG; from the coding sequence ATGAGTTGTGCGGGTTCTGGCACCGTCACAATAGTAACCCCGACCATGAATATGGGCCGCTGGCTCGCTCCGACGATTGAGTCCGTGTTGTCCAACCTTCGGCCTGTGGATGAGTACTTTGTCATTGATGGTGCGTCAAAAGATAACAGCGTGCATATCATACGAGGTTTTGAAAAACATCTGACCGGCTGGATCAGCGAGCCGGATCGCGGTTATGCCGATGCTCTGGCCAAAGGGTTCGCGCAAGCGACGGGTGACATCCTTTGTTGGATCAATGCGGGAGACTTGCTGTTGACGGGAGCTCTTGACGCAGCGCGAAAGGCGATCCCTGAAACAGGAGCGGACATGATCTGGGGAGACGATTTTTATATAGATGAAGAAGGTCGGATTATTTTCCTAAGCCGAGGATACGTTCAGAATTTGTCTTCCGCCATGCTCTATGGCGGGTGGACTCCTCTGCAGGATGCCTGTTTTTGGACACGCGATCTCTACAAGCGGGTGGGCGGTATTGATCCAACACTTCGTCACGCCGCAGACTATGACCTTTTTCTTCGGATGGCGCTCCGCGGAACATGCCGATATGTCCCCATTACTTTTAGTTCGTTTCGTCAGCATCCTGGACAAAAATCGATTGTCAATTCCGAGGCCTATCGCATGGAAAAGGCAGAGGTGCGACGCCGAGAGATTGCTCGGTCTCCAGAGGCTGCGATGCGGAAGTTGCTGTGTCGCATCTGGCATGAGGTGGCGATTCGTTGGCGGATCTACGTTTCGCAGCGACGGTGGCGACGAGACGATCTTATCGGTCGGCCCGTCACCACAATGCCGTGTCGGCAATATTGGCCGATCGAAGCCGGCGTGGGATGA
- a CDS encoding glycosyltransferase family 1 protein — protein sequence MIRVGFILTFNATGWLGGISYFRNLLGALVSLPQPRIAPVILAGTQSDAGPLAQFPALPLIRSSLLDAESPAWVVRRFIAKLLGRDIGLERIIRRHNVQVLSHQGFLGGLGKIPILGWIPDFQEHHLPEFFSRAEILARARKRSLVCRTCSCVILSSFEAQRDLNELDKCCAKKAKVLRFVANAPAPRKEDVVKVVQRLGVDRPYFYLPNQFWKHKNHRVVVNALCILKDRGISACVIASGNVTDHRQPGYFNELMSQVREAGVENRFVPVGTVPYSDLLALMAGAIAVINPSLFEGWSTTVEEAKSMGKLVLLSDIGVHREQAPGHGRYFSPDDAEGLAKLMEEAQSGHDDAVDQQMIQAAQEALPDRLRVFAREYEDIVLEQAV from the coding sequence GTGATTCGCGTCGGTTTTATTCTGACGTTTAATGCTACAGGTTGGCTCGGGGGTATTAGCTACTTTCGAAATCTATTAGGCGCGCTGGTCTCTCTCCCTCAGCCACGCATTGCTCCTGTAATCCTTGCCGGTACTCAGAGCGATGCCGGACCGCTTGCCCAGTTTCCTGCGTTGCCTCTCATACGGTCGTCTCTCCTGGACGCGGAAAGTCCCGCCTGGGTCGTACGGCGGTTCATTGCAAAGCTCCTGGGGAGGGATATTGGGCTTGAGAGAATTATTCGTCGGCATAACGTTCAAGTTCTTTCTCACCAAGGCTTTCTTGGTGGGCTGGGAAAAATTCCTATTCTCGGATGGATTCCCGATTTTCAGGAGCACCATCTCCCGGAATTTTTTTCGAGGGCGGAGATTCTTGCGCGCGCGAGAAAGCGCTCCCTCGTCTGTAGGACATGCTCATGCGTGATCTTGTCGAGCTTCGAGGCTCAGCGTGATTTGAATGAGTTGGACAAGTGTTGTGCGAAGAAGGCCAAAGTACTTCGGTTTGTAGCCAATGCGCCTGCTCCGCGCAAGGAAGATGTCGTGAAAGTTGTACAACGGCTAGGAGTTGACAGGCCGTACTTTTATCTGCCCAACCAATTCTGGAAGCACAAGAATCATAGGGTGGTGGTAAATGCCCTTTGCATTTTGAAGGATCGAGGAATCTCTGCATGCGTGATCGCATCCGGCAATGTCACGGATCATCGCCAACCGGGCTATTTCAATGAGTTGATGAGCCAAGTGAGGGAAGCGGGGGTGGAAAATCGATTCGTTCCCGTGGGGACAGTCCCTTACTCAGATCTTCTGGCTCTCATGGCTGGGGCGATTGCAGTGATTAACCCATCTCTTTTCGAGGGGTGGAGTACGACAGTGGAAGAAGCCAAATCGATGGGCAAGCTCGTTCTGCTTTCAGACATCGGCGTGCATCGTGAACAAGCTCCAGGGCACGGCCGATATTTCTCTCCAGATGATGCCGAGGGGCTCGCGAAGCTGATGGAGGAAGCTCAGAGCGGTCATGACGATGCCGTGGATCAGCAAATGATTCAAGCTGCTCAGGAGGCTCTACCCGATCGACTTCGGGTGTTCGCCCGAGAGTATGAAGATATTGTATTGGAGCAGGCCGTATGA
- a CDS encoding acyltransferase codes for MQNVQQAITIGSCTWIAGQLLVFSHAGRIRIGDYCYIGESARVWSAAEVIIGDRVFIAHGVNIHDNDSHSVSAKQRHQHFREMVTTGVPSFVEDISVRPIYIEDDVWIGFNSCVLKGATIGKGAIIGACTVVTRDVPAYAIVAGNPAVVIGESQP; via the coding sequence TTGCAGAATGTTCAACAAGCGATCACGATCGGAAGCTGTACTTGGATCGCCGGACAATTGCTCGTTTTTTCGCATGCCGGGCGTATCAGGATTGGAGACTACTGCTATATCGGCGAGTCTGCTCGGGTCTGGTCTGCTGCAGAGGTCATCATCGGGGATCGTGTATTTATCGCTCACGGCGTGAATATCCATGACAATGATTCCCATTCAGTTTCAGCCAAGCAGCGTCATCAGCATTTCCGCGAGATGGTGACAACAGGTGTACCGTCCTTTGTAGAGGACATCAGCGTGCGCCCGATTTACATTGAGGATGACGTGTGGATCGGCTTCAATAGCTGCGTTCTCAAGGGAGCGACGATAGGGAAAGGTGCCATTATTGGAGCCTGTACGGTGGTCACACGTGACGTGCCGGCCTATGCCATTGTGGCGGGCAATCCCGCCGTTGTCATCGGTGAATCTCAGCCGTAG
- a CDS encoding ABC transporter ATP-binding protein: protein MKPWSYTKQIIDLLEIGERRQLYVLLGAITLMGLIDVIGISSVLPFMAVLAKPDVIQTAPVLHTIYDRWGFVSPNRFLFFLGLIALVTITLTNLFTLFVSRAILRFCYLTGHALSERMLRGYLSRPYEFFLMRNSSSLMLNVMGEVTGVVQGILFPGMQVVAKCVVAMCVLTFVVLMQPGLALGFAAVLGGAYVVLFAFVRKRVTRLGARSQDANRERYRLTTEVFAGIKDLRLLAREMEYFDRIRQASREYAVNQSATELIAMAPRYALEAIAFGAVLMLVLFLLAVERDVSRMVPLLTLYAFASYRLLPAFQQVFSSLTHIRFNLPSLDVVTRELKELRHSKEQDETPVGKIAPRALAFDREIALERVIYRYEGRESPVLQAISFAIKKNTTVGLVGETGSGKTTLVDIILGLLEPVDGKLLVDGSPITAGNVRAWRRNLGYVPQQIFLSDDTVARNIAFGVPQSAINRARVEEVGRIANIHDFIVSQLPQGYDTPVGERGVRLSGGQRQRIGIARALYHDPSVLVMDEATSALDGITEDAIIDAIHALAHRKTIILIAHRFATVQDCDIIYMLDRGRLIDQGSYDELIVRSEQFRAMAKV from the coding sequence ATGAAGCCCTGGTCGTACACGAAACAGATAATTGACCTGCTTGAGATTGGAGAGCGGCGCCAATTGTACGTTCTGCTTGGTGCGATCACCCTGATGGGCCTGATTGACGTAATCGGGATTTCCTCGGTTCTCCCGTTCATGGCTGTGCTGGCGAAACCGGATGTGATCCAGACCGCCCCGGTGCTCCACACAATCTATGACCGGTGGGGATTTGTAAGTCCCAACCGATTTCTTTTCTTTCTGGGCCTTATTGCGCTCGTGACGATCACCTTAACGAATCTGTTCACCTTATTCGTATCCAGGGCGATCCTACGATTTTGCTATCTCACAGGGCATGCCCTCTCCGAGCGAATGTTGCGGGGATATCTCTCCAGGCCGTATGAGTTCTTCTTGATGCGCAATAGTTCTTCTCTCATGCTCAATGTCATGGGGGAGGTTACCGGAGTTGTCCAGGGGATCCTGTTCCCCGGCATGCAGGTAGTGGCCAAATGCGTTGTGGCAATGTGTGTGCTGACGTTTGTGGTGCTCATGCAGCCCGGTTTGGCATTAGGCTTCGCAGCGGTTCTGGGCGGCGCTTATGTGGTCCTCTTTGCCTTCGTGCGTAAGAGGGTTACCCGGCTTGGAGCACGTAGCCAGGACGCGAACCGTGAGCGGTATCGGCTGACGACCGAGGTGTTCGCGGGAATCAAGGATCTGCGGCTGTTGGCTCGCGAGATGGAATACTTTGATCGCATAAGGCAGGCCTCTCGAGAATATGCCGTCAATCAGAGCGCCACGGAGTTAATCGCGATGGCGCCGCGCTATGCATTGGAAGCGATTGCCTTCGGTGCAGTCCTTATGTTGGTGCTCTTCCTGCTGGCGGTCGAACGCGACGTGTCGCGCATGGTGCCACTTTTAACACTGTATGCCTTTGCGTCCTACCGATTGTTGCCCGCATTTCAGCAGGTGTTCTCAAGCTTGACGCATATCCGTTTCAATCTGCCCTCCCTGGATGTTGTTACGCGAGAACTTAAGGAGTTGCGACACTCCAAGGAACAGGACGAGACCCCGGTCGGAAAAATTGCTCCCCGGGCGCTTGCGTTCGACCGGGAAATTGCGCTTGAGCGAGTCATCTATCGGTACGAGGGGCGTGAGAGTCCTGTACTGCAAGCGATCAGCTTTGCCATCAAGAAGAATACGACGGTGGGTTTGGTCGGTGAAACAGGCTCGGGGAAGACGACCCTTGTCGACATTATTTTGGGACTCCTGGAGCCGGTAGATGGCAAGTTGCTCGTCGATGGCAGCCCCATCACTGCTGGGAATGTCCGCGCGTGGCGCAGGAATCTCGGGTATGTGCCGCAGCAGATTTTCCTGAGCGACGATACGGTTGCTCGCAACATCGCGTTCGGAGTGCCGCAATCGGCAATTAACCGAGCACGGGTAGAAGAGGTGGGAAGGATCGCCAACATACATGACTTTATCGTCAGCCAGTTGCCTCAAGGATACGATACTCCTGTGGGTGAACGAGGGGTACGATTGAGCGGTGGACAGCGGCAGCGCATCGGGATCGCTCGGGCCCTGTATCATGATCCGTCTGTCTTGGTCATGGATGAGGCGACGAGTGCCCTCGACGGCATTACGGAGGATGCCATCATCGATGCCATTCATGCGCTTGCACATCGGAAAACGATTATCCTCATCGCTCATCGGTTTGCCACGGTTCAGGACTGCGACATCATCTATATGCTCGATAGAGGTCGTCTCATCGATCAAGGCTCCTACGACGAACTGATCGTACGCAGTGAGCAATTTCGAGCAATGGCTAAGGTCTGA
- a CDS encoding class I SAM-dependent methyltransferase, whose translation MKDVIKDLCPPFLLRSLRSMKSRITLRSSSSPRSGRQDLDVYWDPKMAEMLEHWGEGNAWNEIQLLMVNRKGTVLDIACGTGKTMSLLSHFSELEVYGCDISDMLIAKAIERGIPRERLAVTDATSMKYTEGAFDWGYSIGSLEHFTEDGIAKFLGECSRVVKGATFHMVPVARSGRDEGWIKTFQSYHNNGVGWWVERCRRTYPTVHALDSSWSDNFSLGKWLVCMKR comes from the coding sequence ATGAAGGACGTCATCAAGGACCTATGTCCGCCCTTCTTGTTGCGCAGTCTTCGATCCATGAAGAGCCGCATCACACTTCGGTCTTCATCGAGTCCCAGGTCCGGGCGTCAAGATCTAGATGTGTATTGGGATCCCAAGATGGCGGAAATGCTCGAGCATTGGGGTGAAGGCAACGCGTGGAATGAGATTCAGTTGCTTATGGTGAATCGGAAAGGAACGGTCCTCGATATTGCGTGCGGGACAGGTAAGACCATGAGCCTGCTTTCCCATTTCTCGGAATTGGAAGTGTATGGTTGCGACATCTCGGACATGCTGATCGCGAAGGCCATTGAACGGGGTATCCCACGGGAGCGGCTTGCTGTCACAGATGCCACTAGCATGAAGTATACCGAAGGGGCCTTCGATTGGGGTTATTCAATCGGATCGCTTGAGCATTTCACTGAGGATGGTATCGCGAAATTTCTTGGGGAGTGCTCTCGCGTGGTGAAGGGAGCCACTTTTCACATGGTGCCCGTTGCGCGGAGCGGACGTGACGAGGGATGGATCAAGACATTTCAAAGTTACCATAATAATGGCGTCGGCTGGTGGGTGGAGAGGTGCCGGCGCACATATCCCACTGTACATGCCCTTGACTCAAGCTGGTCGGATAACTTCTCGCTTGGGAAGTGGCTCGTCTGCATGAAACGTTGA
- a CDS encoding NAD(P)-dependent oxidoreductase, whose product MTAKRVLVTGAAGFIGRHVARRFAEADWSVVGVGHGTWSQKEAGLWGLREWHAADISFDALSNSGPSPDAIIHCAGSGSVGYSLTHPFQDFNRSAGTVAATLEYMRLRASQARLVYLSSPAVYGYTGEAMIREDATLSPVSPYGVHKLIGESLCRMYGTQYKLSSAIVRLFSVYGHELQKQLLWDACIKVSAGDFLFDGTGDETRDWLNIHDASDLIYRAVEHASPDRPVANGGTGVAPSIRAVLEELFRSLDIQGTPTFSGVVRPGDPKHYRADISVARKWGWLPKVGWREGVSAYAGWFKARGS is encoded by the coding sequence ATGACGGCCAAGCGGGTACTTGTAACTGGGGCCGCAGGGTTCATCGGTCGGCACGTGGCGCGCCGATTTGCCGAGGCCGATTGGTCAGTCGTAGGGGTAGGACATGGAACATGGTCTCAAAAAGAAGCCGGCTTGTGGGGTTTGCGGGAATGGCATGCTGCGGATATTTCGTTTGATGCTCTTTCAAACTCGGGGCCCTCGCCGGACGCGATCATTCATTGCGCCGGAAGTGGGTCGGTGGGATACTCTCTCACGCACCCTTTCCAAGACTTCAATCGAAGTGCGGGGACGGTAGCGGCGACGCTCGAGTATATGCGACTCCGGGCTTCGCAGGCTCGTCTAGTCTATCTTTCCAGTCCTGCAGTATATGGATACACCGGAGAAGCGATGATCCGAGAGGACGCAACGCTCTCGCCAGTCTCCCCTTATGGAGTGCACAAATTGATCGGAGAATCATTGTGCCGAATGTACGGGACGCAATATAAACTATCCTCCGCGATTGTCCGGCTTTTCTCAGTGTATGGACATGAGCTACAGAAACAACTTCTTTGGGATGCCTGCATTAAAGTATCTGCCGGAGATTTCTTGTTTGATGGAACCGGGGACGAAACACGTGATTGGTTGAACATTCACGATGCGTCGGACTTGATTTATAGAGCAGTGGAACATGCTTCTCCTGATCGTCCGGTTGCGAATGGAGGTACGGGAGTAGCGCCATCGATTCGAGCCGTACTCGAAGAATTGTTTCGTAGCTTGGACATTCAAGGAACGCCGACGTTTTCAGGAGTCGTTCGACCGGGCGACCCCAAGCATTACAGGGCCGATATTTCTGTCGCCCGTAAATGGGGATGGCTACCTAAGGTGGGTTGGCGCGAGGGAGTGAGCGCGTATGCTGGTTGGTTCAAGGCAAGAGGATCGTGA
- a CDS encoding class I SAM-dependent methyltransferase has product MSSWIRGRLAQSELFSFNLVRRDHWIAAQAKRLPAGTKVLDVGAGSCPYRDRFTHCAYHTQDFVTLRGDQLRHGSYGQIDYVSDLAAIPVPDGSFGAVLCTEVLEHHPEPIRVVKELARILEPGGKLILTAPLGSGIHQEPYHYYGGYTPWWYERFLGAAGFKDISIEPNEGSLRFFGQEALRFVLTTNPVKMDLPFALRLLWFPVWIFLLPLLGLGVPILCKLLDRFDRERRFTVGYHVTARRDSSTVSS; this is encoded by the coding sequence GTGAGTAGTTGGATACGTGGCCGTTTGGCTCAGAGCGAGCTGTTTTCATTCAACCTTGTCAGGCGGGATCATTGGATTGCGGCGCAAGCAAAGCGACTTCCAGCCGGAACGAAGGTGCTCGATGTCGGGGCCGGCTCCTGTCCTTATCGGGACCGCTTTACGCACTGTGCATACCATACTCAGGACTTTGTGACTCTGCGCGGTGACCAGCTGAGGCATGGGAGTTACGGACAGATCGACTATGTGTCCGATCTTGCTGCGATCCCGGTACCTGATGGGAGCTTTGGAGCTGTGCTCTGCACGGAAGTCTTGGAGCACCATCCCGAACCAATCCGCGTCGTGAAGGAGTTGGCTAGAATTCTCGAGCCCGGCGGGAAGCTTATCCTGACCGCGCCGCTAGGATCCGGTATTCACCAGGAGCCCTACCATTATTATGGTGGGTACACTCCCTGGTGGTATGAGCGGTTCTTGGGGGCTGCTGGGTTCAAGGATATTAGCATCGAGCCAAATGAGGGATCATTGCGTTTTTTCGGACAGGAAGCGCTAAGGTTTGTGCTGACGACGAACCCGGTCAAGATGGACCTTCCTTTCGCACTACGCCTTCTCTGGTTTCCGGTCTGGATATTTCTTCTCCCGCTGCTCGGCCTTGGGGTCCCAATTCTTTGTAAGCTCCTGGACCGGTTCGACCGCGAGCGGCGGTTTACCGTGGGATACCACGTGACCGCCCGTCGTGACTCTTCCACGGTATCTTCATGA
- a CDS encoding DUF268 domain-containing protein: MTTAFKLLVRRWVLPFANPRQLVAIGSLPRFLIDFSRYRSFASGESVAWGDTYPCLSDRLAQTPFDPHYFYQAAWLARRIREVSAPWHIDVGSSVMMVNVLSAITKTVFVDYRPLRVQLSHLHPIAGDITRLPFADASIPSLSCLHVLEHVGLGRYGDPLDPQGSTKGASELQRVLKPGGQLYLSVPVGRQKVYFNAHRVFAPRAIQSFVPALRLKSFSLVDDAGRFNEQVSLESASGLDYGCGMFEFVKARE; encoded by the coding sequence ATGACGACCGCGTTCAAGCTCCTTGTGCGTCGTTGGGTGTTGCCCTTCGCCAATCCTCGCCAACTCGTCGCGATTGGATCCCTGCCACGGTTCCTGATTGATTTCTCACGTTATCGTTCATTCGCGTCCGGAGAATCCGTTGCCTGGGGCGATACTTACCCGTGCCTGTCCGATCGGCTCGCACAGACACCCTTTGATCCTCATTATTTCTACCAGGCCGCTTGGCTCGCGCGCCGCATTCGCGAGGTTTCTGCTCCTTGGCACATCGATGTGGGCTCCAGTGTCATGATGGTCAACGTATTGAGTGCGATAACGAAGACGGTGTTCGTGGACTATCGCCCGTTGCGAGTTCAGCTCTCACATTTGCACCCGATCGCAGGGGACATCACGCGACTGCCTTTTGCTGACGCAAGTATTCCCTCCCTATCGTGCCTGCATGTCCTTGAGCATGTGGGGTTAGGACGCTATGGTGATCCTTTGGATCCCCAGGGTAGTACGAAAGGGGCCTCCGAACTCCAGCGCGTGCTCAAGCCTGGCGGACAGCTCTATCTTTCCGTGCCTGTTGGGCGCCAGAAGGTCTACTTCAACGCGCATCGGGTCTTTGCTCCTCGCGCCATCCAGTCATTTGTTCCCGCTTTGCGCTTGAAATCGTTTTCTCTCGTCGATGATGCCGGACGGTTCAATGAGCAGGTTTCTCTCGAATCCGCAAGCGGGCTCGACTACGGGTGCGGGATGTTTGAGTTCGTAAAAGCCCGTGAGTAG
- a CDS encoding class I SAM-dependent methyltransferase — protein sequence MLKAIYRGVVTFDGEFKKVCEFAGREAPKSLPRRRILDVGCGYGRYLRDLNARGYEVTGVDTNPELVKANQKAGLHCLTADEFARTHDSYDAVLMSHVIEHFPPNDLVPFLDSYLDRLKVGGQLIIATPLLTPYFYDDFDHVKPYHPIGILMVFGTEQAQVQYYSRNKLTLEDIWIRRSPLRPPHTRGRYLHSIKARPRQVLEFLSALLFRASGGIIGESDGWVGLFKKVS from the coding sequence TTGTTGAAGGCAATATACCGTGGTGTGGTTACATTTGATGGTGAATTTAAGAAAGTCTGTGAATTTGCTGGACGGGAAGCACCCAAATCTCTTCCGAGGCGAAGAATTCTCGATGTCGGGTGCGGGTACGGGCGCTATTTGCGAGACCTGAACGCGCGTGGTTACGAGGTAACCGGAGTCGATACCAATCCCGAGCTAGTGAAGGCCAATCAGAAGGCCGGACTGCATTGTCTCACAGCCGATGAGTTTGCACGGACGCACGATTCATACGACGCCGTTCTCATGTCCCATGTGATTGAACATTTTCCACCAAATGATCTCGTCCCTTTCTTAGATAGTTACCTCGACCGACTCAAGGTTGGAGGGCAGTTGATCATCGCAACTCCACTCCTAACGCCGTACTTCTACGATGACTTCGATCATGTAAAACCTTATCACCCCATCGGGATCTTAATGGTGTTTGGCACGGAGCAGGCCCAAGTTCAATACTACTCCCGCAATAAGCTCACCCTGGAGGATATCTGGATTCGTCGCAGTCCTCTGCGACCTCCACATACCCGCGGACGTTACCTGCACTCGATCAAGGCGCGTCCACGCCAGGTACTCGAATTCCTTAGCGCGCTTCTGTTCCGGGCCTCGGGAGGAATTATCGGCGAGTCGGATGGGTGGGTGGGGCTCTTCAAAAAAGTCAGCTAA
- a CDS encoding glycosyltransferase — MKILCVFGEHAYGDPARGEAYEAVNFLPALRRLGHQVSFFESFSRAPYADFAELNRALLQRVEETSPDLVLCVLMQYEVWIETMRLIRKSGPLLVNWSTDDSWKYEMFSRLIGCEFDLYATTYSNRVAQYQRDGIGSVYLSQWAANAEALAPPIPARDCRYPVSFIGALYGHRRDMVDRLRREGIDVVCFGHGWPAGPIEAKRIPEIVRDSQISLNFSLASRQGLGSSMGRQIKARVFEVPGYGGLLLTEQVPQLDKYFQVGEEILTFEGCEELVRTIKSLLANPERRDAVARRGFERVRNEHTYDRRFADLLGELARRVAQRSRRSIEWPEFEAAACRHTFGPALKMFRAFLVVCTMLFWGRRRAPRAARRIAFELSWRFLGSHTYTAAGWPGRMFYRES; from the coding sequence ATGAAGATACTTTGCGTGTTCGGCGAACATGCCTATGGCGATCCTGCTCGGGGTGAGGCCTATGAAGCTGTGAATTTTCTTCCAGCTCTACGAAGGCTTGGACATCAAGTGAGCTTCTTCGAATCGTTTTCTCGCGCCCCCTACGCCGATTTCGCTGAGCTGAACCGTGCGCTCTTACAGCGGGTTGAGGAAACGTCTCCCGACCTGGTTCTCTGTGTCTTGATGCAGTACGAGGTCTGGATTGAAACCATGCGGCTGATCCGAAAGAGCGGCCCGCTCCTGGTCAACTGGTCGACCGATGATTCGTGGAAATATGAGATGTTCTCAAGGCTGATCGGCTGCGAGTTCGATCTCTATGCCACGACCTATTCCAACAGGGTTGCCCAATACCAGCGCGACGGAATCGGGAGCGTCTATCTTTCTCAATGGGCGGCGAATGCGGAAGCACTTGCTCCACCCATTCCCGCGCGGGATTGCCGTTATCCTGTCAGCTTCATCGGAGCCCTGTATGGTCACCGTCGTGACATGGTCGACAGGCTCCGCCGGGAGGGAATTGATGTGGTGTGTTTCGGGCACGGATGGCCGGCAGGACCCATAGAGGCAAAGCGAATTCCCGAAATTGTGCGTGACTCTCAAATTAGCTTGAATTTTAGTCTTGCATCTCGGCAGGGGTTAGGGAGTAGCATGGGCCGGCAAATCAAAGCCCGGGTTTTCGAAGTGCCGGGATATGGCGGGCTTCTGTTGACCGAACAAGTTCCGCAACTGGACAAGTATTTCCAGGTGGGAGAAGAAATCCTTACATTCGAAGGATGTGAGGAACTGGTTCGGACGATCAAGTCACTCCTAGCCAACCCTGAGCGTCGGGATGCCGTCGCTCGACGGGGATTTGAACGTGTTCGCAACGAACACACGTACGACCGACGGTTTGCTGATCTCCTCGGAGAATTGGCACGACGAGTTGCTCAACGGTCCCGCCGATCCATCGAGTGGCCGGAATTTGAAGCCGCTGCATGTCGTCATACGTTTGGTCCTGCTTTGAAAATGTTCAGAGCCTTTTTAGTGGTATGCACGATGCTGTTCTGGGGGAGACGCCGAGCACCACGAGCTGCACGCCGGATTGCATTTGAACTATCCTGGCGCTTCTTAGGATCGCATACCTATACCGCTGCAGGTTGGCCTGGGCGTATGTTCTATCGAGAAAGCTGA
- a CDS encoding acyltransferase encodes MVRRLFKHLVADTRVYRKLRNRLLFPGLSLSEDARLEVAGQFIYGSGASISERARILIGKDSNFRVGESVHIGRECEIVPRSLVDIGDVTSIQDRCMIHGDVSIGRFCSLSLNVFISSGTHCFDLYPEMFMKDQDLIWVSRPELVMRYSKGIRIEDDCWLGINSVILPGTTIGKGAIVGANSVVSSDVPPYTVVAGAPARVIKRRLEFAPPKKLTSVSSHDLPYFYSGFALSNKEVEEGRRQGGILAGRRFQLMMDMEGVNGIILEIRSLTTAPCAIGFYEKSMKIGKEIATIQFSIDSEKPLEFTVLSEGRDRWPVCVASARVT; translated from the coding sequence GTGGTACGGCGGTTGTTTAAACACCTTGTTGCTGACACGCGGGTTTACCGCAAGCTCAGAAACAGACTCCTCTTTCCGGGTCTCTCCCTTTCCGAAGACGCTAGGTTGGAAGTCGCGGGACAATTTATCTATGGTTCGGGGGCAAGTATAAGTGAAAGAGCGAGAATACTGATTGGAAAAGATAGCAATTTCAGGGTTGGCGAGAGCGTTCATATTGGACGCGAGTGTGAAATTGTCCCGCGGTCACTTGTCGATATCGGGGATGTTACGTCGATTCAGGATAGATGCATGATCCACGGAGATGTTTCGATAGGGAGGTTTTGTTCGCTTTCTCTCAATGTGTTCATTTCTTCTGGTACACACTGTTTTGACCTTTATCCTGAAATGTTTATGAAGGATCAGGATTTGATCTGGGTGAGCCGGCCTGAACTTGTCATGCGATATAGCAAGGGGATTAGGATCGAAGACGACTGCTGGCTTGGCATCAATTCCGTGATATTGCCTGGTACTACAATTGGAAAGGGAGCGATCGTAGGAGCCAACTCTGTCGTTAGCTCGGATGTCCCACCCTATACTGTTGTTGCCGGAGCTCCGGCCAGGGTGATTAAAAGGCGTCTTGAGTTTGCCCCTCCAAAGAAGCTCACCAGCGTTTCGTCTCATGACCTTCCATATTTCTATTCAGGGTTTGCCCTTTCGAACAAGGAAGTAGAAGAAGGGCGGCGACAAGGAGGAATCTTGGCCGGCCGTCGATTTCAGTTAATGATGGATATGGAAGGTGTAAATGGCATCATTTTGGAAATCCGATCGTTGACCACAGCTCCATGTGCAATCGGCTTTTATGAAAAGAGCATGAAGATCGGGAAAGAGATTGCGACCATACAATTCTCCATCGACAGTGAAAAGCCTCTCGAGTTTACAGTCCTCTCAGAAGGACGAGACCGCTGGCCCGTTTGCGTGGCGAGCGCACGAGTCACTTAG